TTATCTGTAAATTTCTCCTGTGCCGATAAAGCTGAAAAGACTATTGACAAACCAAATAACAATAAGATCTTTTTCATATCATTTAATTTTTTCAGATAACATTATCCCGAAACAACAAACCAATTAAGCAAAATTCGTACCATATGAATTTATCTTTGCAAAATTATATCATGCAATAATATAAAACAGTTGATAAGTTAAAATGTTATAAACATTGCCAGGCAATAGGCAGTAGGCAGCTGGCGTCAAGCGGCAGTTCGACTGCACGACAGCAGGACCGCACGACTGCACGACAATTGACTTTTTATTAGTAATTTAAGTTTTATAATTATCTTTGTTCGCTTTTATAATATGTGTAATTTTCAGGGTAAATGCCAAAAAAGGATTTAATAAGACCATATGGCGATAAGCAGAAAGTTTTCGACAGACGCTATCTTGAAATGGCGCTGATATGGGCTCAGAACTCATATTGCAAAAGGAGACAGGTTGGTGCTCTTATTGTAAAAGGCAAAATGATTATTTCAGACGGGTATAATGGAACACCTTCAGGTTTTGAGAATGTTTGCGAGGACGAAAACAACATCACTAAACCATATGTTTTGCATGCTGAGGCTAATGCAATAACAAAAGTTGCCAAGTCAAATAATTCCAGTGAAGACTCTACTCTTTATGTAACAACATCTCCCTGTATGGAGTGTTCCAAACTTATCATCCAGTCGGGAATAAAACGCGTAGTGTTTTGTAACCGTTACCGTATAACAGACGGACTTGATCTCCTGAAACGGGCCGGTATTGAACTAGTATTTATTGATCCCGAAAAAGAAATCTATGAACTACAATAACTCAACAAAAAGTGTTATTCTGCCTTTATTACTGGGGATATCGCTTGCCATTGGCGTATTAATCGGAAGATATCTTCCGGGCGAGGATCAACAGCCAAAAAATTCGAATATCAGGTCAAGAAATGACAAGCTGAACAGCATTCTCAATATTGTTGAGTCGAACTATGTTGACTCTGT
The nucleotide sequence above comes from Bacteroidales bacterium. Encoded proteins:
- a CDS encoding dCMP deaminase family protein; its protein translation is MPKKDLIRPYGDKQKVFDRRYLEMALIWAQNSYCKRRQVGALIVKGKMIISDGYNGTPSGFENVCEDENNITKPYVLHAEANAITKVAKSNNSSEDSTLYVTTSPCMECSKLIIQSGIKRVVFCNRYRITDGLDLLKRAGIELVFIDPEKEIYELQ